The genomic region ACCGCCCTCGTTCCCAGCACGCTTGCGGGTAGGTCACGGAACGCCCGTGATCGAACACCGGCGACGCTACCACAGCCCTGCAGGCACGGGCTCCTGAGCTTGCTCAATGAACACCAGCGCCTTGCGCGCGCCTTGTGAACCGCCAGATGTCGACCGGTACGTTCGGTGGTGGGGGCCGGGATCTGGTAACGGACCCCGGCCCCCCGATGCGCGTGTGCGCGGCGCGCGCTAGTCTTTGTCCCGCATACCGAGTGCCTCCAGCATCGGCAGGGGTTTGTTCTTCTTTATTTCTCCCAGCATCGCTACCACGTTCGGCGAGTCGTTGATCTTCTTGACTAAGGCCTCTGTGACATCGACCGTCTCGATGTTCGGGCCTTGATACGCCAGTTCATACTGGGAGACCACCGCCGACACCTTCGCCTCCTTCGCCACCGCCGTCACGGCGTCCTTGAACATCCCGAGGATCTCCGACACGGAACCAATACTGAAGCCCTGCAAATGCAGGAGTGTCTGTTGCGTCTGACCCTTGGCCTCAAGCTCTGCCGCGAGCGTGTCGTTCTTGTCGGTCTTCGCCTGCTGGAACTGCGCCCGGAGTTGTTGCATCTCCTGGCCGAACGCGGGGGATTGGGCATACGCGATGGCGATCGCCCGCGAGTCGAACACGCCAACGCGCAGCGCTGTTTGGGCCAGCGCGGGTGCGGCGACCACAGCCAGGAGTGTGAAGATGGCGATGCACGAGCACAGGATTTTCATGGGATCCTCCCTGAATGATGGGATAACGCTGGGGTGGTCAATTATCCTTCCGCACCTCGTATGAGAGTCCTATTGCGCCCAAGCCGGTAGCGACCACGTGACAGAACGCCCGTGAGCGACCGCCGATGATCACCGGTAGTGCTGCGTGGCACAGAGCCGGCCGTTTCATGACGCATCCTCCATGAGTGGTGTGAATGTGTGAATTGCCTGCACATGCTCATCGTCAACGCAAGGTCACGTGTGTGTGGTCAGGGGTGAGGGGGCAGGGCGCGCGGCATCGGCCCTGCTGTCAGCGTGACTCCTATCAGGCGCAAAGAGGCATGCGCCGGCCAGGATCAGGGGCACACAGATCATCAGGGCGGTCGCAATCTGGCCGAGGGTGAGACCTCTTCTGAGAATGACGAACAAGAGGATAGCCGTCACTGCGAATACGATCGAGCCGATCGTCTTCGGGAACTTCCTTGCCAGCCACCCTATCCCTACGATCAGGAGCGACGGGGACGACTCCACGAGGCCACCGATTGTGGCGCCGTTCTCCATGGCAACGAAGAGGAGCATAAGCAGTCCGACCGCCATGATGATCCGTGAGCCTGCCTCGCGGTAGTTCTTCACCAGAACCACATTGAAGAGGGCTTTCGACGCCAGTCCGAGGATGATGACGATATTGAACAGTTCCCAGCTGTGGTCTCCCTTACTGCTTTGAACGACTGCCAGGACGACCGACGCGACGATCATCACGGCGAACGCGATATTCCCCGATCGGTAATGGATGCTCATCTGGCGTTCGTCGACATACTGCCGTGCCACTCCGAGCGATGCGAGTGTAGGCCGGAGAAGGTACGAGGCGATCATCAGGAAGAGCCAGCGCTGGTCCCGCGTGGTGGCGTAGATGACGATGGCCACCAGGAAGATGCCTGTGGCCACCCAGAAGATCGGGTCTTTCTTACGCATGGTCCTTTTCCTCCAGGACAAACAGGTCTTCGACTGTGGCCTCCAGTGTCTCTGCCAGCAGAAGCGCCAGCTTCACGGAGGGGGCATAGTCTCCGCGTTCGATCGACACGATGGTCTGTCGGGAGACGCCGACCATGTCGGCCAGTTGCTGCTGGCTCAACTCTCCGCGGTCAAAGCGGTATCTTCTCAGTGTCGTTTTCATGATTTCGGGGGGGGCACGTGTTGTTTTCTACATTGCCACTGTAAACCATATTTTACACAATGTCACTTATTATTTACATTACGACAAACAAAATATCCACATATCAGACAGGTTTGGGGGATGTGCGGACTTTCAGGGGAGAAACGGCGGAGTGCGAGTTCCCCGCTCAGTGCGGGGCACTCTTTTGGTCCGGAGCTGTGGAGAGTGCGCAGTAAGCCTGAACCGGAAGACGGATCTTCGAGACGAGCTCTCCAAAGCGTGGTTCGCCCCGGAGCGGATCGAAATCCGGATAGGGGGCGGAAAGGGCATTCCGCGCCGCGTCCGGTTCTTCCTGTCCATCCTCGCTGTCCGGCTTCGCCTCGGCGGCGGAAAATGCGGCCCTGAGATTGATCAGAATGGTGGGCATCTTCCGAAAGGCGGATAGGAGGTCGACCAGGGCGACACGGTGGGCCGTCTCGGTCAACTACTGGTTCCTGAGACACCTGGCGTTCTGGCCTGTCGCTGGGATCTCTTGGAGAATCTGGGCGAAACCGATCATCGTTCCAAGGGGATTTCCGAGACGGGGTCCCTACGACCGCTTGCTTCGTTGGCGCACGGCCTCGAACAGGACGACCGCGGCGGCCACCGAGACGTTGAGGCTCGAGACGTGGCCGCGCATCGGGATCGACACCAGGCGGTCGCACGACTCGCGCACGAGCCGGCGCAGTCCCTGCCCTTCGGCGCCGAGCACAATCGCGGTGGGCAGTGTCAGATCGATCTGGTCGTACGTCTCGCCGGCATCCGCATCGAGACCAATCGTCCAGACTCGAGCGTCCTTCAATTCGCCGATGGCGCGTGCGATGTTCACGACCTCAGCGATCTTCACGTGCGCCACCGCACCAGCCGACGCCTTCGCGGCCGCGCCGTCGAGGCGCGCGGCGTGGCGCGTCTGGCGAATCACGCCGTCGGCGCCGGAGGCATCGACACTTCGAAGGATGGCGCCCAGATTGTGCGGGTCTTCGATGCCATCGAGCACAACGAGCAGCGGCGCACCGACCGCCGCCGCGACCAACTCCTGCGGCGTGTACTGCTCGGCGTCGCGCAGTTCGGCGATGACGCCCTGGTGCACACCGCCCCGCGCGGCGCGATCGAGCTCAGCCACCTCGACGGACCGAACCGGGATGCCGGTCGACTCCGCCAGTTGGCGCACGGCGCGAAGTCGTTCGCGATCAGAAGACGACATACGGATCGCGATGGCGCGTCCGGCGCGTAGGGCTTCGAGCACGGGATTGAGGCCGTAGATCAGCATTGCTTCTCCGTCGGCCAGGCTGGAGCCTGGCGATCCCAGGTCCCACCAGCGCCTCTTCAATTCAAACGTGCGTCTTCAACGCGTCCGAAAACAACGCTGCACGCTCGCGGCACCCAATAATCAATGCCAGGCCACAGGAGGCCGGCAGTTCGGCTCCCCGGTCAATCGCCGGCACCGCCAGATCGAGTTCGGGCCCGCCAGCCTCCCCTGTGAGGGCGATGCGAATCGGATGGAACAGGTGCTTGGCTTTCTGGCCGGTCGCCTGCTTCACTCGCGTGGCCGCCGCGCGAAAGGTCTCACGGTCGAGCCGCCCGACGCCAGCCAGCTCGCGCGCCAGTCGGTCAATCACCTCTCGAGCGCCAGGCTCCCGCAAGACCTCTCTGACATCGTCTCGCTCCATCGCCTGGCCCGGATTGAAGACAAAGAGGAAACGCAACCGCTCGGGCATCTGGTCGACCCGATCGATCGATCCGCTCGCCATCGGCACGACCGACTCCACGAACGTGCGGGCCTCGGCCGAATCGCTCAACAGAAATCCCGCCGCCCGGAAACTCGGCAGCGCCAGGTCGGTCAAGCGGCCCGGAGTCGCCAGGCGCAGGTAGTGGCGATTGACCCAGGCCAGCTTTTCCCGATCGAACACCGCCGCACTGTGACCGACCGATTCGAGCGCGAAGCGTCGCGCCAATTCCCGGATGGGAAGGAGTTCGTCCCCCCCACCAG from Acidobacteriota bacterium harbors:
- a CDS encoding helix-turn-helix transcriptional regulator codes for the protein MKTTLRRYRFDRGELSQQQLADMVGVSRQTIVSIERGDYAPSVKLALLLAETLEATVEDLFVLEEKDHA
- the rlmB gene encoding 23S rRNA (guanosine(2251)-2'-O)-methyltransferase RlmB, which translates into the protein MLIYGLNPVLEALRAGRAIAIRMSSSDRERLRAVRQLAESTGIPVRSVEVAELDRAARGGVHQGVIAELRDAEQYTPQELVAAAVGAPLLVVLDGIEDPHNLGAILRSVDASGADGVIRQTRHAARLDGAAAKASAGAVAHVKIAEVVNIARAIGELKDARVWTIGLDADAGETYDQIDLTLPTAIVLGAEGQGLRRLVRESCDRLVSIPMRGHVSSLNVSVAAAVVLFEAVRQRSKRS